cacttcATGTACTTAATTATCACTTTTGTCGCATTTAAACAGATAAttgcatataaatatttttttttgatGCAGAGAACAACATGAGAAAAAGCTAATTAAAAACCTCGCAGGGATGTTTTCTGGGTCAAGCTTGATAACCTGGATCCTTCTGTAATCTTCCTGACAGCCcgaggcgcgcacacacacagacacacacacacagacacagtttgtgagaaaaataaaagtacctTCCACAAAGAGGAGGATGTGTCCGCAGCGGACAGCTCAGACGAATCCAGAGGAAAAACTGCGGAGCTCAGATCCCGGAGTCTTTACATATGTGACGTCATCGCTCCCATCAAGGCGGGATCACTagcaaccccccacccccctccttgTACTATAGACCCACGCTCTGACTGTGCACATAAACTTAATGCCAGAAATAATTTGTGATTTTTAAGTAAAACGAAAAACACCAATTTTGCCTCCTTACACAGTGTATAAGtgtagtgtgtgcgtgtgtgcgtgcgcgtgtgcgtgcgtgcgtgtgtgcgtgcgtgtgtgtgtgtgtgcagtacagGTATTTCTTAtattgtggggacctaaatctgttcaCATAGTCACATTATGGTGACAAAAGCAAGTCTGCATAATGTACAATCATctttatcaacattttaaagttaagaCATGATTCAATGTAGGGTTTAGGACAAGGTTAAGGTAAAGTTTGGGtttgggtttaggttaaggttaaggttaaggttaaggttaaggttaagctaagctaagctaagttaagttaagttaagttaagttaagttaagttaagttaagttaagttaagtcaagtttagtattagtattagtattagttttagttttaggtTTATGTTTGGGTTAGGGCTAGGGCTAGGGTAAGGTTAGGTTTTGGTTAGATCTGAGttagtaactatggttaaagTAAGAGTCTCCAAGAAATCTATTTAATGTCCCCTGAAGTCATGGGtcaagtcgtgtgtgtgtgtgtgtgcgcagccTATGTAATACACAGACATTCAGTTTACTCCCTGTCTAACTCTCAGCTCTTACCTGCAGGATATTCTCTGCTGATAAGTTGGAGTCTGACGCAGAACGTCCTGCTGCAACACGTTCATTCATTGGGAAACTCCAAAAGTGAAAAAACCAACTAACCAAACAACTAAATGCATAAATTGTGGGTCTGCTGGGATGACTGTATATGAGAGTGGAGCTGCAACTTCTCATgttcaccagtgatgctgatGCGTAATGTGTTTTTCGCTATGTGGGCTGAACACATGTTTGCTTGAGGTTGAGCATAATTGCTCCGTGTTGACCGTTGGAATTGCCATCTGGACGTGTAGGTTACATAGTTTTTTTATACATCCATTCTCTTTACCTTGCACTCTGTGTACGATTGTCGCACCAGAACCTGTTGCTAATTTCATGTTATCAAAtagttgtatttcttttatcatAGGCTACACCCTCTTTGCCTCTGTCCACTTGAAGCTGGACACAACTGTGGTACCTCTGTTGATCCACACTCTTCTGAGGAATCGCACATCTTTAATAACATCTGTATAGCTATTGTCAGTATGAGGAATCCCACATGTCCGAGCTATCTGCTGTTTCTATTTTTCAGCATCTTACTCTcttaatgtgatgttttctgaaactgcaaaataaatttAAGTGCAGTTTGTGATGTGTTACAGTGTCACATACAAATGAAGATATCAATAttgagcaaacaaaaacaccactAAGTAAGAGAGAGTACACCTCCTCCAACTGATCATTGGTCACTTTCACACCAAATGCATGTACATGTATTAAGATCAGATACTTATACCATGTACACAGAAAGCTATGACAAATGTATCTAAACATAGATATAGCATTCTACATATGCCTATGTTTTCCTTTaagatctgtgaattatttgttaagaaatttaaaaaatgtcaaacaacacCACATCTTGCAATTTTAAAATAAGTGGGCGAAGAAATCTTACAATCTGCCCTAGATGACTAAGAtcttaatataaatatattaggTTGTTTTGTGGATCACACCTCAGCCTTCAatcaagtttcaagaaaatcaattttgtggtttttgcataaaatcttccaaacagacaaatggaatgaatacataacctccttgacagagggGAATATGCAGCATGGTTTTCTACGTTGGCAGATTTGAGGTATTAATTACTGTAGTTTAGTGAAACAAATTTAGCTTCAACTCCCCAATAAAAAAGTAGAGAAGGACATGTTTGGATTGGATAGGATGTTTTGGTTGCTGTTGCTTATTAGATTAGATATTTACAACATGCCAAAAGGTGCACAAAGAATTGGAGGGAATGAGAAAAACAGCAAGCCAAAAACTAAAGGGAAGCCACCTTAAACTTATTTAATCTGTAATTATACTAAGACTTGACGAGACATATCACAAGTGAATATGTCATTACATCTCCTCAAGCAGTTAAAAAGAATCTGCAGAAATGCATCCCAACAGGGAGAAACATTAGCATTGGGAACATCAGAACAAGATGGACATGGGGCAGAgtcagctgcagacacagaaaatcCATCTCATCTCCCCAGAGTAGAGTCCCACCTTTCAGTGGGGGAGAGAAGTTACATCTGAGTTTGACTTCATGCTCATATTTCCTCCCACACAGTTCCTCTTTACTCTTGATTCCTCTGCCCCACTACCCACACATTAGTGCATGTGTAAGTgctatgttttctttttttggtagATTTTCCATGGAGCATTGCAAAATATGAAGAATAAGCTGTTTCCTCAATCACTATCATCTGTGTTCCTTCACATTTCAGGACTAAACACACTGATGTCCAGGATTAATTCTTATTATGTGGCTCAGTTTGACATCCTGTAGCAACAAACTTCATCAAACAAAAATTTTACAGATGTTGCAAAGGATGTGGCCAAGACATTTAAAGCAGCTGGTTTATGCCAActtatatttaaatgtcagtCACTGGGTCATATGCGGCAAAGTTGTTGCCATGTAGTTAATTagattgaaatgaaaagaagttCGAAATTTACAGTATTAACCACTATATTGATCCCTGCGTACATCTGCTGAATGATCCACAGCTGAATTTTGTAACACACATCTTCATATGAAAACTGGTCATGTCTGCTTTCATATTTTAAGCGAAACAGATGATGCCTTGATGAAAattctgaaaacacaatgacaataGTGACTCAGACAATCAGAGACAGAAGCATCTTGGTGATTGCGGCGATGTCGAATGTCTAACTTTTTTCTCAATGAGCCTCAAAGTCttgaactgatcagatttgtGCAGTTGTAAGCTGCTCGAACCTGCCCAGCCCTAAAACCGAGTCCCCTGCtgatgcacacacccacacacacacacacacaacacaggaacCGTGTCCTGCCAAAAGTCCAGATGtgagggggaggaaaaaaggaaagagagagggggaagaaagagagggagaaggagtgagagacattacatgcatgtgtctgtgcacacGCTCTCAGGCCCCCGCATGAATTCAGACCAACACCCGTATTTGAGTGTGTGGGCAGGAGCAGTCATACCATTGTTATCATAGCCCTCTCCCCTTTTTTTGATGAATAAACATtcagtgtttaaaaaatgtcccCATTGAGAGATCTCTTACGCCAAGACCAAAATTAATTCGCTGTAACTGCaggaaactgttttttaaatattctgacCCAGTTTAACTATTTAATCACTCCTTAAAACTCCTGCACCGTTCAGCTACATTTGTAACGTTAAGTGATAAGCCCGTTTTAGCTGAAGTCTAGACACTGTGACTACTTTGTTTCATTTGGTCATAATCCCCTTCGCAATACATCCTCcagttttcatttctgtgctaaaatgtgtgtgttttttttttaaacaaaacactttttgctGTCTGAGTCTTTAGGAGAACGTAAAGGCAGAGcattctgctgctgtctgtaGGGGATATTAATAGCTATCCCAAGGCTATAGTTTGAGGGAAGCCTTCAGAGCCCAGGGCTTGCCAGAGTTCTTGATTTACCAACCAAACGTGCAATTATGTGTGTGCCACACAAATAGCAATTTGGGTGTGTAAAACAACTAGTGGAGGTTTAAAGGGAATTTTGTTTTAGCTGTGGGTGATATATGCAGTTGGAGTTGGGGGGTTTATtattcactgcagcagctgggaGGGTGGGGGAGTCACCTGGAAGGCACAACTAAAtcgtgtgtatatgtgtgtgtgtttgtgtgtgtgtgtctttgcgtGTGGGACAGTGACAGACTAATGACATACTCCAGCTCCCAGCATCACTGTTGTACACCCAgtatttttctttgctgttgaaTGCAAAAcacagtgcatgtctgaatcCACAGCTCCTTCTgcaggggtggtggtggtggtggtgggggcgaGTCCAAAGGTGGTACAGAAACCATTGTGCTGAAATTTCTCTACTGCACCAACGCTGtcagaaagacacaaagagtGGGAATCTACTGTGTGCTGAAAACCTCAAAGGTTTGTTGATCTTGTTGCGGTGCTGACTGGAAATCAAATCCTCTGTCTCTCGGGTGTGGAGAGGTcaggaattttgtttttcaagtcGAGGCCGGTGCCAATGGCTTTCGTCCTCATGGCTCACTGACGGTTGTTTCCatgaaacacaccacacacggAGGGGGAGAGCTGAACCTCAATAACTTAAACCACTTCCTTACATTCGTCCCTGCTTTTCAACCACAGCGGCTGGTCCCCGCTCAGCAGACCTAAAGGATATGAATAATCCGCCTGGGCTCTGTCTGAGAGCAAACAAGCCTGGCAACGTGTAAGTCATATACAGATCTGTGACACAgggctctctctgtctctcccaggGTATTTTGAGGTCCAGTGGAATGGGATTAAGGGGAACCGGAACTGGTTAAACATGCAGAGAACGCCagatgtaaattaaaaaaaatcttttccaTGTATTGCAACCAAGGGTTAGAGTGGTAAATGCTGCAAAGGGGGGAAAATCGCTGTCAGTTTCGTTTTCTCTAATAAATGCCAATGGAGGCTGCTGTAATGTCCTCTGGCCTCATGTTTTCTGCTGAAAGTGTGATGGGAATGTATCCCTCTAGTGAAATCTAGTCAGAACaagtgaaacaaacagtgaacaCATGCTATTTAAGATGTTTGTATCTTTACAGAGAGAGCGCGTCCCAACAGTCTGAGCCAAGTAGTAGCATTTGTCAACGATCAAAGAACACGAGCCGTGATACGCAGGCTGGAAGAGGAATGAGGTCGATGGTGTGTGTGCCACACAGTAATGAGGGGGGGAGAACTTGCCTGTGCTGGATGGGAATGCGTTATATTTTAGTCTTAAGTGTATAATGATAGGGTTTGGTTAAATGCACcctcatatttaaatgttttcctgtCTGGTGCTGATAAACACCTATGCTCATGCATGAGTAACTGAGCCTGGTACCTCAACGTCTCCATTCTGCAGCATTGACTCAGCAGTGACCTGCAGTATTGTAATATTGGGTAAGTGAGAGTGTAAATCATCCTTAAACTCAAAGAGTGACAGCTGGTGAGTGGACTGAATAGAGTTGTgagttaaaaatgtgttttttaaaacatttctaaatataGTTATGTGTGCGTTTTTAGTGTCGACGTGTGACTCTTCACTGATAGCGTAAAGGAAactatttcattacattttctgaCGATATCATGATTTGCCTGTATGAGTATTATCTTTGAAACCATCTGAGTTACTCCCACATACCAAGTCTTACTCAACGTCCAGAAAAATGAAAGTCACTTTGTGGTTTCAAGTCATTTAAAGTCATGTGCATATGCCATATTACACAATCTGATTGCACAATGAAAGTATTGCATTAAAAAGAGGCCGTTGAGTTTAAACTTACAGAGAACCAGGCTCTTGACTTAACACAGAAAGCCCTCAAAATCTCTTAGAAATCGTAATCAGAcaaaaacagctgctgttttctgccATACATACATTTAATCCTGTGTGACCAGGGAAAGTCAACACATGTTTGGTGTTTGAGGTGTATCTCTAACCATAGAAGACCTTGAGAAGAAAGATAAAAGAGGGCTGAAGTACCTGAAGCTAGGGGTGAGTGCACATTAATCTGCCAGTATAACAAACAGAAGGCATGAGGcttttccttcttctcactCTCTTTGGAGCGGCAGGTAATGTAGAGAAATGACAGACACTGTAGAGAACGGTAGGCCCAGAGAttcagatgtttaaaaaatgaatgattcAATGGTTGTTTCTGGTTTTGTCTCGTCTTCATTCCAAATGCCGATAACTTCCCTGGAGGAGGGCAACAAAATTGTTGGAGGATATGAGTGCCCGAAACACTCCGTGCCCTACCAGGTGTCTCTCTTCAATGGGTACAACCTCTGCGGTGGGACTCTTCTGTCTGATGAGTGGGTGCTCTCTGCTGCACACTGCAAAACAAAGTAAGAAACGTTCATTTTTCATAGATCCTGGTGAGCAAAACAACAAGGGAGGTGACTGACATTCATCTCCTAACACAGGTCGAATGTAGAGGTTCGTCTGGGAGAGCACGACATCTGGGAACCCGAGGGGACTGAGCAGCACATTATGTCTGCTGAGTTTATCCGCCACCCTGACTACAACCCCCGCTCGCAGGACAGTGATATCATGCTTATCAAACTGAGTCGACCGGCCACTCTGAACAGCTTCGTGCGCCCTGCAACCCTCCCCTCGAAGTGTGCCAGTGACGGAACAATGTGCCAGATCTCTGGATGGGGGAGTCTTCGTCCCAGCGATGAAGGCTGTGAGTTAAACACCGGATGTGTTTCTGATTCcttcaaacacataaaaacattgatgcatcttctttttctgtctttaccAGCGAGGTACCCTGATAAGTTGCAGTGCCTTGATGCCCCTCTCCTGAGCGATGACACATGCTTTAACGCATATCCTTTCCAAATTACTGAAAACATGATCTGTGCCGGCTATCTGAAGGGAGGGAAGGACTCCTGTCAGGTAATGTAGAGGTCAAGGCTGCTGTAACAGGCAATGATGCATCTCTACATGAATGATGCACCAGTAAGGGAACCTTCATCTCTCTATCCTCAGGGTGACTCCGGGGGTCCCATGATGTGTGGCGGCGAGCTCCAGGGAGTTGTGTCTTGGGGACATGGTTGTGCCCTGAGAAACAAGCCTGGGGTGTACACAAAGGTTTGTAATTACACCCCCTGGATCAGGAACACAATGGCATCTGGCTGAGCAGCAGAGCTGTAAAAGAAATCATGTGCAGCACATGGCAACATCATTAAAGTCAACTATGAGAGgtctggtgtgtgtggtgtcatttATACAAGtctattagtgtgtgtgtcctcagaatgTGTTGGCATCTAAGAATATAACAACACAGCACATCTGGCTTCATCCACATGTGTTGCCTTAAACAAGAAGTCGCCTATACGTCTTTGAAAATCCACTTCACTGCCATAATTCATATCTGTGCATGGCTGTAGATCAAAACACACGTCTGAGATTGTAACACACAGTCCAGCTGCCTCACACTTACTTGTCTTGACACACTCTGACTGATTCACGTCAAATGGACAGACACGTTTCTAGCTCGATGATGCCTCAGGAGAACAAAGACTAAACAAGGGACGAGTTGTGATATTTGCAGTAAGCCAACAATAACTCACTGAGGCAGAAAAATGCTGCTACACTGCTCTCTGTGGGCTGAAACCATAAAGCATGCTGCACACTCTGGCCACACTCCATAATCAGTGAGTATGGAGCACTGCGACAAAGGTGGTATTTAGCCAGTTGACTATCgactctgtgtttttccttttttaaatctgtagtTCTTCAAAACTCCAGTGTCTTGGTGCAGCCTGAGTATTGATGCTCGAGCAGTCTGAGTAGAATAGATACGAAGGTGTACAATTGTTGCACCCTAAAGAAGTAAGTCGTGCCCTGAATCCCTTCCTAGGACACTGCTCAGTAACATCTGTGTGAACGGGCTCAAACTGCTAATAAAACAGCAGGTGCACACATGAGAAAACTCAATCACAAAATCCCAGAATGGTTTAAGTGGATTCTGGTTGCCTGGGTGTggcggagagaggaggagtgagtcACCAGGCATTTGCTTGACCACCAAATAAAGACTGGGGCCTGACAAGGTTTTCTGAGGACTCATGACCTATGTAGAAAAAGAAAGCTCTTATCGAAGCTACGCTGCATGGATGctgcacattttttatttgaaaacgTGGCTCTGGACAGGGTTTTATGGTTTTGGCAACATAGATGTCCATGTTTGGAATTCTACAGAAATCCACAAACCACATTAGCGAGCTGCTTAGAACTCACAATCTCACAATGGTAAGAATCCTTATCCTTCTGCAGTGTCCTTTGCAGTACATGTACTCGATGAGGCCACAGTTTTATAAAGTTCAGCCATCGGACACTGCAATGATCAGCCATATCAGAAGAAACCAATAGTTTAGTCATGAGGTTTTCATATAACCGGAGCAATAAGCCAATAAGCGGACTGACTGAATATTAACTgaacaactagaatggcagtcAGAAGAGCAccttcctctgccaaggcccaacagtcaccataaattaaattcaacctgcaccaaacttcacacattAACAGAGGGTTCCCTGAATATGCCAGattgtttattatttcctgggaaaatgGTAAAAGTTTTGAAAAACGTCTATCTGGCAATGTTAGAAAAAGCTCCCTggtctggatccacaccaaaatctAACAGGTAGTTTCttgacccataacacatccttccaccaagtttaatctgtccagtagtttttgtgtaatcctgcaaattTACAGAGCAAAAAACAgttggacaggggtgaaaacataacctccttggctgaggcaAAGTCAGATTAAAAATGATGTGATTTGAATTGATCCAATCAAATTTCTGTATTCAGAGGAGCATGTGACGATAGCACACACATGGCGTCACAATGTTTTatagaatataggactagatggtgaatatcccttgtacgtttgaaggtcttctgcacaatttaagttaccaactagcagtagatgttagcagccgccagcggatgttagggacataacctcagttgtgtgccatcaagtgttttggccttgtaataaacaggccgaacttgagggtacgcaGGACAGGAATGTCATCATATGCACAGATGCTGCGCCTACTAGCCTGGTAACTAAGGTGATCATATAATATTGTAAAAAGACACCTATAAGATTATCTACAGCACAGCGTGGATGGATTACATTAAAGTGAACACAGACATCTCCTGCAGAAACCCCACAAATAATAACATTTCCAGTAAGTCAGGCCACTTCATCATCCCCTAAACACTGGCACGGCCTGCGCACATGACATCAGCGGCCTGGTGGCTTCTATTTGGGTCTGACACGAAGATTGTTGACGACTCAGGCCAGCTCCTGTGGCAAAGGGTGTGGACCTTCATGAACAGATCTGCCCACAGAGGAACTCTACAGGGATGTAATCATGGCAGAGTCAGGACAGTGACAGCAACTCAGAGGGACAGCTTTTGTCTTTCATAGTCAGAGATTAGTGGGAAAGATCAGACACAGAAACGTCATGGTGTCACACCTCCTTTTCACTTCTCAGCATTTATATTCTACCCCCTtagtttttgttcctttttttctgCGCCTGCAGTTTCAGATGGGTTCCAGCAGAGGGCAACATCCCACCTGTGTACAGACTGAACTGCAGCCTCTGAGTTTTCTTATCTTTCTCTCCGTCAAGGTCGATGTGACTAAATACCTCAACAAGCTGTTCTCTGTCGGGAACAGTTTCTACTTGTTCAAAAATTATGTCAAGATACAAAATTTCACACATTATCACcataaaagtcacatttttgtttcttttaagttCCTGGGTGAAGGTTGTGGTATTGAATTCTGCTGTATAAGCAAAGGATGACAAACATCCCTAAGATGCAGCCGgtggtaaaataaaatagaatagaataatacaataatacaatgtCAGCTCTTGGGTtatgattaaataaagaaatgggGATGTGAGAGGGTGGACATGAATACAGAGGTAACCCCAGAAGCATCCCTTTAACCAACTGGCGCGTTTGTTTTGTCTACTTGAAGCTGCTGCCACCAGAAAAGTTTGGGAACATCCCTGTTTGGAAAACCATTGTGTGCGCGTAGGAGGTCGCAAACGTAATATTTCCATGGTAAAGGGGAGAAAACAAAGCATGCGCATGCACAGAAGTGATGCCTTCAGGACCAACGCCTTGGTCCTGACGCACGGCTGAGTCAGCGGGGGCGCGCGTAAATGATAGTAAGTCCCGACACATAAAAAGCGCGATCATGGCTCCATCCCGTGTTCAGCCTTGGAGCCCGAGAAGCCAGGAACCATCAGGTAAAGAAGAGAGCAGCACCAAGTGGATGTGCCACATGTTTACAGCCAGGACAACTTGTCACCAGGTAggaacttgttttttaaatttctatattaataaaacagcaaaaatacCATAAATATGAACGTGACTACATCTTATCACTGTATGCcattaatgattattattttaaaatacgaatttaaattaaaaacgaGTTTCAGATTTCTGCTTTTTATAATGactattatttttgttgtatttattatttgcttatttattaattcagtCTCATGGTAAGCACACATGATATTTATGGATTTATGGATCAGCCTATAAcatatatttgttgtttgtgaCAACCCCGACTCTGATTGTGCTTGTTTCTCTGGGATATTTAAGCTCCACTTGTTGCTCATCTGCAACATTCTAAACTGGTACATATAAGAATTTATCAAATgctatttaaaatatatgagaTAAATgacatgattaaataaattaaaacaagtaaaaaaaaaatgaaaaatggaactTGTGCCATAGCTCTTTTAAACTTCAATGTCATTATTGCTAAGTAACtgtaacatgtgtttttaaacaataGTGAGTGATAAACTTTCTTGGATTGACAGACTTGTTCATTTTGAACCTCAAAGGATTTGTTAGTGCAACTGTTGTGTTATTATCCAAGTTGTTACAGCTTGTTAACACGTCTTACGTTTAACACTTCACataaaacagctttttccaTTTCTTACACCCTTTTTCCATACCACACTGCTGCAAGTGCCTGTGTaagtgtttggtttgaatccACCCTTGAATCATGTACATGCTAAGATGCTGTGTTGTTATATGTCCCCAAGGTAAAGAAACATGATGGAGCTGAAACCTTTGTTGAAGAAGCTGGGCTCAATAATCCGTGCcatcctcaccttcctcttcgCTCTGGTGGTCCTGGGTGTGATGGTGTGGGCCTACGTCGACGGCTTCCAACTGGCGACCTCCACGTATGGAATCATCTCCTTTGGTTTTTATGgactgctcctctc
Above is a genomic segment from Hippoglossus stenolepis isolate QCI-W04-F060 chromosome 8, HSTE1.2, whole genome shotgun sequence containing:
- the LOC118113137 gene encoding trypsin-3 isoform X3: MRLFLLLTLFGAAGNEGNKIVGGYECPKHSVPYQVSLFNGYNLCGGTLLSDEWVLSAAHCKTKSNVEVRLGEHDIWEPEGTEQHIMSAEFIRHPDYNPRSQDSDIMLIKLSRPATLNSFVRPATLPSKCASDGTMCQISGWGSLRPSDEGSRYPDKLQCLDAPLLSDDTCFNAYPFQITENMICAGYLKGGKDSCQGDSGGPMMCGGELQGVVSWGHGCALRNKPGVYTKVCNYTPWIRNTMASG
- the LOC118113137 gene encoding trypsin-3 isoform X1, producing MRLFLLLTLFGAAFQMPITSLEEGNKIVGGYECPKHSVPYQVSLFNGYNLCGGTLLSDEWVLSAAHCKTKSNVEVRLGEHDIWEPEGTEQHIMSAEFIRHPDYNPRSQDSDIMLIKLSRPATLNSFVRPATLPSKCASDGTMCQISGWGSLRPSDEGSRYPDKLQCLDAPLLSDDTCFNAYPFQITENMICAGYLKGGKDSCQGDSGGPMMCGGELQGVVSWGHGCALRNKPGVYTKVCNYTPWIRNTMASG
- the LOC118113137 gene encoding trypsin-3 isoform X2, whose amino-acid sequence is MRLFLLLTLFGAAGNVEEEGNKIVGGYECPKHSVPYQVSLFNGYNLCGGTLLSDEWVLSAAHCKTKSNVEVRLGEHDIWEPEGTEQHIMSAEFIRHPDYNPRSQDSDIMLIKLSRPATLNSFVRPATLPSKCASDGTMCQISGWGSLRPSDEGSRYPDKLQCLDAPLLSDDTCFNAYPFQITENMICAGYLKGGKDSCQGDSGGPMMCGGELQGVVSWGHGCALRNKPGVYTKVCNYTPWIRNTMASG